The following proteins come from a genomic window of Micromonospora echinofusca:
- a CDS encoding ABC transporter ATP-binding protein, whose protein sequence is MTTVSVDGLRVSYGKRVVFDDLDLELGVGVHGLLGPNGAGKTTLMRVLATVLRPDQGAVRLLGHHIGKPSALRQARRQLGYLPQAFGFYPRFTVREFVEYFAWLKEMPPARIPLAVDRAIERVGLLDRADDRMKHLSGGMLRRVGIAQAIVNDPRLLLLDEPTAGLDPEQRVQFRALLRELGLDAVVLVSTHLVEDVVAACTRVNLVDGGRLVFTGLPDELIAAGGDGDSGDSPIERGYTAVLRGARTAPR, encoded by the coding sequence ATGACGACGGTGAGCGTCGACGGCCTGCGGGTCAGCTACGGCAAGCGAGTCGTCTTCGACGACCTGGACCTCGAGCTCGGAGTGGGCGTGCACGGGTTGCTCGGCCCGAACGGCGCCGGCAAAACCACCCTGATGCGGGTCCTGGCCACGGTCCTGCGACCCGACCAGGGTGCGGTCCGGCTGCTGGGCCACCACATCGGGAAACCGTCGGCGTTGCGGCAGGCGCGCCGCCAGTTGGGCTACCTGCCTCAGGCGTTCGGGTTCTATCCGCGCTTCACCGTGCGGGAGTTCGTCGAGTACTTCGCCTGGCTCAAGGAGATGCCGCCGGCGCGAATTCCGCTGGCGGTGGACCGGGCGATCGAGCGGGTCGGGCTGCTGGATCGCGCCGACGACCGGATGAAGCACCTCTCCGGCGGGATGCTGCGTCGCGTCGGCATCGCCCAGGCCATCGTGAACGACCCGCGGCTGCTGCTGTTGGACGAGCCGACCGCCGGCTTGGACCCGGAGCAGCGGGTGCAGTTCCGGGCGCTGCTGCGGGAGCTGGGCCTGGATGCAGTCGTCCTGGTCAGCACACACCTGGTCGAGGACGTCGTAGCGGCGTGCACCCGGGTGAACCTGGTCGACGGCGGGCGGCTGGTCTTCACCGGCCTGCCCGACGAGCTGATCGCCGCCGGTGGGGACGGCGACAGCGGCGACTCCCCCATCGAGCGCGGCTACACGGCGGTGCTGCGCGGTGCGCGGACGGCACCGCGGTGA
- a CDS encoding CdiA C-terminal domain-containing protein encodes MDDDGRRPLELENECADIVASKSYRVHQNPTRREIADARLRTGDSGNPNKDPDYLIEGHVFDCYSPTLGKPVRGVWSEVRAKVDKEQTQRVVLNLHDWHGDLAALRTQFDTWPVEKLKELVAVTPSGAIVQIVRRD; translated from the coding sequence TTGGACGACGACGGGCGGCGTCCGTTGGAGCTCGAGAACGAATGCGCCGATATAGTCGCCAGCAAGAGCTACCGGGTCCACCAGAACCCCACCAGGCGGGAGATCGCCGACGCCCGGCTCCGTACCGGCGACTCGGGCAACCCGAACAAAGACCCGGACTACCTGATCGAAGGTCACGTGTTCGACTGCTATTCGCCCACTCTCGGCAAGCCGGTACGGGGCGTCTGGAGCGAGGTCCGCGCCAAGGTCGACAAGGAGCAGACCCAACGCGTGGTGCTGAACCTGCACGACTGGCACGGAGACCTCGCGGCCCTGCGGACACAGTTCGACACCTGGCCCGTCGAGAAGCTGAAAGAACTCGTCGCGGTAACGCCGAGCGGCGCGATCGTGCAGATCGTCCGTCGAGACTGA
- the istB gene encoding IS21-like element helper ATPase IstB, whose protein sequence is MTITPLRVTGAAGDPLTEAIELTRRLKLPHLRRAMADLIPTAKAQRWDPAEVVRVLLAEEAAGRDQANLRTRRKRAAFPAGKTFGDWDEQASSIPRPTQDALRSLEWVQRKENLSICGPSGTGKSHFCEALGQAAVEAGMTVAWFTIEDLGVMVRRHRPDDSVARAMARLIRTDLIIIDDIGLLPVSPDAAEGFYRLVDAAYERRSLAVSSNLHPSGFDEIMPKTLATATVDRLLHHAHVVVTQGDSYRFNQATAGQGVKALH, encoded by the coding sequence GTGACCATCACCCCGTTGCGGGTCACCGGCGCAGCCGGTGACCCGCTGACCGAAGCGATCGAGCTCACCCGCCGGCTGAAACTGCCGCACCTGCGCCGGGCCATGGCCGACCTCATCCCCACCGCGAAAGCGCAACGCTGGGACCCGGCCGAAGTCGTGCGGGTCCTCCTCGCGGAGGAGGCAGCCGGCCGGGACCAGGCCAACCTGCGCACCCGGCGCAAACGCGCCGCGTTCCCCGCCGGCAAAACCTTCGGCGACTGGGACGAGCAGGCCTCCTCGATCCCGCGGCCGACCCAGGACGCCCTGCGCAGCCTGGAATGGGTGCAGCGCAAGGAGAACCTGTCCATCTGCGGCCCGTCCGGCACCGGCAAGAGCCACTTCTGCGAAGCCCTCGGCCAAGCCGCCGTCGAGGCCGGCATGACCGTCGCCTGGTTCACCATCGAAGACCTCGGCGTCATGGTCCGCCGCCACCGCCCCGACGACTCCGTCGCCCGAGCCATGGCCAGACTGATCCGCACCGACCTGATCATCATCGACGACATCGGCCTGCTACCGGTCTCCCCGGACGCCGCCGAAGGGTTCTACCGCCTCGTCGACGCCGCCTACGAACGCCGCAGCCTCGCGGTCAGCTCGAACCTGCACCCGTCCGGTTTCGACGAGATCATGCCCAAGACCCTGGCCACCGCCACCGTCGACCGACTCCTGCACCACGCCCACGTCGTCGTGACCCAGGGTGACAGCTACCGGTTCAACCAAGCCACCGCCGGACAGGGCGTCAAAGCCTTGCACTGA
- a CDS encoding sigma factor, protein MGDRDAAFAEYFAARSDAMRGTVYLLCGDWHRAEDLVQTAFTKLYLAWSRVSRHEVLDAYVRQILIRTFSTSGAAAGGGGSGWAGTTPSDRHRPTRQRTG, encoded by the coding sequence ATGGGTGATCGCGACGCGGCGTTCGCGGAGTATTTCGCGGCGAGGTCTGACGCAATGCGTGGCACCGTGTATCTGCTCTGCGGCGACTGGCACCGGGCGGAGGACTTGGTTCAGACCGCGTTCACCAAGCTCTACCTGGCTTGGAGCCGGGTCTCGCGCCATGAGGTGCTGGACGCCTACGTGCGCCAGATCCTGATCCGGACCTTCTCGACGAGCGGCGCCGCGGCTGGTGGCGGCGGGAGCGGGTGGGCGGGGACGACGCCGAGCGACCGGCACCGCCCGACTCGCCAGAGAACCGGTTAG
- a CDS encoding zf-HC2 domain-containing protein, with the protein MTGFHVDAGVLAAYGEGRLADVDAWSVEAHLDRCAACRTSIASDASTALAVEAAAVALGGRLPTQGRVRRATGWRRVRVLVGAGPAARAAWFLSVAVTGVLTAGMAISPTVVPPWLLLLIAPALPAVGTALSYGPRTDPLHDLIAGTPQGGLRIVLWRTLAVLAVAAPVAVLAGAVTGIGTPGLWLLPCVALTVLTLALGSLVEPGYAALVVAGAWAVVVLAPPVSGLAVLVANLPGWLGVTAVATVVVYVRRERVGRQPA; encoded by the coding sequence GTGACCGGTTTCCACGTCGACGCCGGGGTGCTGGCGGCGTACGGCGAGGGGCGTCTCGCTGACGTCGACGCGTGGTCGGTGGAGGCGCACCTCGACCGCTGTGCGGCCTGCCGGACGAGCATCGCATCGGATGCGTCGACGGCTCTGGCGGTGGAGGCGGCCGCGGTGGCGCTGGGCGGCCGGTTGCCGACGCAGGGGCGGGTGCGGCGGGCGACCGGGTGGCGGCGGGTCAGGGTGTTGGTGGGTGCGGGGCCTGCGGCGCGGGCGGCGTGGTTTCTGTCGGTGGCCGTCACCGGGGTGCTCACCGCGGGGATGGCAATCAGCCCGACCGTGGTCCCGCCGTGGCTGCTCCTGCTGATCGCGCCAGCGCTGCCCGCTGTCGGTACGGCCCTGTCGTACGGGCCGCGAACCGATCCGTTGCACGACCTGATCGCGGGGACACCGCAGGGCGGCCTGCGAATCGTTCTGTGGCGCACGCTGGCGGTCCTCGCGGTCGCGGCGCCCGTCGCGGTCCTCGCTGGCGCGGTGACGGGCATCGGTACGCCGGGGTTGTGGCTGCTTCCCTGTGTCGCGTTGACGGTCCTGACGTTGGCGCTCGGCTCGCTGGTCGAGCCCGGGTACGCCGCGCTGGTGGTGGCCGGGGCGTGGGCGGTGGTGGTGCTGGCGCCGCCGGTCAGCGGTCTGGCGGTCCTGGTGGCGAACCTCCCGGGATGGCTGGGGGTCACCGCGGTGGCCACGGTGGTGGTGTATGTGCGTCGGGAACGGGTGGGAAGGCAACCGGCATGA
- a CDS encoding RNA polymerase sigma factor, translating into MMDVDDEELLRLVGKGDREAFDVLYARNAPWLVLRLRRRCRDPELVREVVQETFLTVWRAAAGYRGDGAAVGWLWSVAAGRLIDARRRALARPQSVGAPGDDVLAWSPSAEDEALAGAYDAELERALHRLAPELRAVLQATVLDGLTVREAAVLLGVPEGTVKTRAMRARRELREALS; encoded by the coding sequence GTGATGGACGTGGACGACGAGGAGCTGTTGCGCCTCGTCGGGAAGGGTGACCGCGAGGCGTTCGACGTGCTGTATGCGCGTAACGCGCCGTGGTTGGTGCTGCGTCTGCGCCGCCGGTGCCGGGACCCGGAGTTGGTCCGGGAGGTGGTGCAGGAGACGTTCCTGACGGTGTGGCGGGCCGCAGCCGGCTACCGCGGGGACGGTGCGGCGGTGGGCTGGCTGTGGTCGGTGGCGGCCGGTCGGTTGATCGACGCGCGGCGGCGTGCGTTGGCCCGTCCGCAGAGTGTGGGGGCACCGGGCGACGACGTGCTGGCGTGGTCTCCGTCGGCGGAGGACGAGGCCTTGGCCGGTGCGTACGACGCCGAGTTGGAGCGTGCGCTGCACCGGTTGGCTCCGGAGCTGCGGGCGGTGTTGCAGGCGACGGTGCTGGATGGCCTGACGGTGCGCGAGGCCGCGGTGTTGCTGGGTGTACCGGAGGGCACGGTGAAGACCCGGGCGATGCGGGCACGCCGCGAGTTGAGGGAGGCGCTGTCGTGA
- a CDS encoding IS3 family transposase → MRFIHEHRDQFAVALLLRVLNIGASTYYAWVKQAEQPCDRDVVDLGLISNIHEIWETSGRTYGADRVHRQLRRDGIHVGRKRVERLMTQQGWQGAFLRRGWHGGSTRQDPRHIPAPDLVNRQFTAAGPNRLWVADATRIPCGEGVFWLAAVRDVFSRRIVGWKTSDRCDTDLILAALEYGIWSRDVRDGQLIHHSDRGSNYTSFRFSERLQDNGILPSMGSVGDSYDNALMENFWSTLKIELVYRTCRRPVKDPHRRPFTAPLMARVLPVDGQIPPR, encoded by the coding sequence ATGAGGTTCATCCACGAACATCGTGACCAGTTCGCGGTCGCGCTCCTGCTACGGGTCCTGAACATCGGCGCCTCGACCTACTACGCGTGGGTGAAGCAGGCCGAGCAGCCCTGCGACCGCGACGTGGTCGACCTGGGGCTGATCTCCAACATCCACGAGATCTGGGAGACATCGGGGCGCACCTACGGCGCGGACCGGGTGCATCGGCAGCTGCGCCGTGACGGCATCCATGTGGGCCGCAAACGCGTCGAGCGGTTGATGACGCAGCAGGGCTGGCAGGGGGCGTTCCTGCGTCGAGGCTGGCACGGCGGCTCCACCCGGCAGGACCCGCGGCACATCCCGGCGCCGGATCTGGTCAACCGGCAGTTCACCGCAGCGGGGCCGAACCGCCTGTGGGTCGCCGACGCCACCCGCATACCGTGCGGCGAAGGGGTGTTCTGGCTCGCCGCGGTCCGGGATGTGTTCTCCCGCCGGATCGTGGGGTGGAAGACCTCCGACCGCTGCGACACCGACCTGATCCTCGCCGCCCTCGAATACGGCATCTGGTCGCGCGACGTCCGCGACGGCCAGTTGATCCACCACTCGGACAGGGGATCGAACTACACGTCGTTCCGCTTCTCAGAACGCTTACAGGACAACGGGATCCTGCCCTCCATGGGCTCCGTCGGCGACTCATACGACAACGCCCTGATGGAGAACTTCTGGTCGACGTTGAAAATCGAGCTCGTCTACCGCACCTGTCGGCGGCCAGTGAAAGATCCCCATAGGCGGCCATTTACCGCCCCGCTGATGGCCAGGGTTCTCCCCGTGGACGGCCAGATACCTCCCCGCTGA
- a CDS encoding IS3 family transposase, which yields MTRTSWRTRDEAENAIFAYIDGWYNTRRIQRELGYLSPNEYETAWHSRQTQPAEPPIAIPAPAGSR from the coding sequence TTGACACGCACCTCGTGGCGGACCCGCGACGAGGCCGAGAACGCGATCTTCGCCTACATCGACGGCTGGTACAACACACGCCGCATCCAACGCGAGCTGGGCTACCTCAGCCCGAACGAGTACGAGACCGCCTGGCACAGCCGCCAGACGCAACCAGCTGAGCCACCTATCGCCATCCCGGCACCAGCCGGGAGCAGGTAA
- a CDS encoding transposase produces the protein MAAPKKYPDGLRQRAVRLYRESDPKPVIRRLAEQLGVHHEALRNWIRQAEADADERHDRPTSEMAEENRRLRREVTELRRANEILKAASAYFAAELDPTRRRS, from the coding sequence GTGGCAGCACCGAAGAAGTACCCCGATGGGCTACGTCAGCGCGCTGTGCGCCTGTATCGCGAGTCGGACCCGAAGCCCGTCATCCGGCGCCTGGCCGAGCAGCTCGGCGTGCATCACGAGGCGCTCAGGAACTGGATCCGGCAGGCCGAGGCCGACGCCGACGAGCGTCACGACCGGCCGACCAGCGAGATGGCGGAGGAGAACCGCCGGCTGCGTAGGGAAGTCACCGAGTTGCGGCGGGCGAACGAGATCCTGAAGGCGGCGAGCGCGTATTTCGCGGCGGAGCTCGACCCGACCCGGCGACGGTCATGA
- a CDS encoding DUF6244 family protein, which produces MSQIETITGEFRALMTGVERAQGLAAAADSQAQEVALRAAGAGFVAVAAGVARVRNAITGIQGALGSLAGAIGEATKATAAVPNEATPQETIAGLAPVQSAVDAARDAATGAITGVGEAQQLVAVVLQGGQPGPLLQALEAIKQVLALVVQRTGGARQAVEAAIAQARQLGSSGN; this is translated from the coding sequence GTGTCGCAGATCGAGACGATCACCGGTGAGTTCCGCGCGTTGATGACCGGGGTTGAACGCGCGCAGGGGTTGGCAGCTGCCGCCGACAGTCAGGCGCAGGAGGTGGCGCTGCGGGCCGCGGGCGCGGGCTTCGTCGCCGTGGCGGCGGGTGTGGCGCGGGTGCGCAACGCGATCACGGGCATCCAGGGCGCCCTGGGAAGTCTCGCCGGTGCGATCGGTGAAGCGACGAAGGCCACCGCGGCAGTGCCGAACGAGGCCACCCCGCAGGAGACGATTGCCGGGCTGGCGCCTGTGCAGAGCGCCGTGGACGCCGCTCGGGACGCGGCGACCGGGGCCATCACCGGAGTCGGGGAGGCGCAGCAACTCGTCGCCGTGGTCCTGCAGGGCGGGCAGCCTGGGCCGCTGCTGCAGGCGTTGGAGGCCATCAAGCAGGTCCTGGCGCTGGTCGTTCAGCGCACCGGCGGGGCCCGGCAGGCCGTCGAAGCGGCGATCGCGCAGGCCCGGCAGTTGGGGTCGTCGGGAAACTGA
- a CDS encoding SitI3 family protein, with the protein MAVEFRLTLGGDLPLDHVADLVAAEPAEKPKPSGTNPRLFSARLYDTRGYALTISSGSQGYFDAEADDGARWEWEPETYVDIDFSMRADDLVDKGIPNMMKAVARVLAARQEDAALVQNGNWLLLTRVEGTLRRHRPTWWSHYGIDDPITQ; encoded by the coding sequence ATGGCTGTCGAGTTCAGGTTGACCCTGGGCGGTGACCTGCCCCTGGACCACGTGGCTGATCTCGTGGCAGCCGAACCCGCCGAGAAGCCCAAGCCGAGCGGCACCAACCCGCGGCTGTTCAGTGCCCGCCTCTACGACACCCGCGGGTACGCGCTGACCATCTCCTCAGGCAGCCAGGGCTATTTCGATGCCGAGGCCGACGACGGTGCCCGCTGGGAGTGGGAGCCGGAGACATACGTCGACATCGACTTCTCCATGCGGGCGGACGACCTTGTCGACAAGGGGATCCCGAACATGATGAAGGCCGTGGCCCGTGTGTTGGCCGCCCGGCAGGAGGACGCGGCGCTGGTCCAGAACGGCAACTGGCTTCTGCTGACCCGTGTCGAGGGCACACTCCGCAGACACCGGCCTACCTGGTGGAGCCACTACGGCATAGACGACCCCATCACCCAATGA
- the istA gene encoding IS21 family transposase yields MKRGREIVEILEAYDLTGSYRAAAELAGCDHHTVARYVKLRAEGRSPEERTQRARPIDDFMDKIEELVARSGGRVRADVVHRRITTMGFAGGERTTRRAVAAVKKSWQAGQRRVFRPWIPEPGLWLQFDWGEGPRIGGRRTTLWCAWLPWSRFRVVIPVLDKTLPTVVACLDATLRRLGGVPAYVLTDNEKTITVEHVADIAVRNPEIVQVARHYGMTIRTCVPADPQSKGGAENTVKIAKADLVPTSANLLGQYRTFAELEAACRDFTDEVNARIHRDTRRRPAEALLDERDRLHPLPAQPFTVAFGTTRRVNWDCTISVDGVRYSVPHHLVDTRVWARFHGDELIVTAVSEDGPAEVARHQRAQPGRPSILDEHYPPRSRQSDTADRVPRARTADEAAFLALGPGAAAWLVEAAAAGVRGVRRKMAEAVALAKLHGVDHVDRALGTAALAGRFADNDLIRILAHQRDDDTPPTRASETHSLQPGTSAWSTFGTTTGEQ; encoded by the coding sequence GTGAAACGCGGCAGGGAGATCGTGGAAATTTTGGAGGCATACGACCTCACGGGTAGTTACCGTGCGGCGGCCGAGCTGGCCGGGTGTGATCACCACACCGTGGCCCGGTATGTGAAGTTGCGGGCCGAGGGACGCAGCCCCGAGGAGCGGACCCAGCGGGCTCGGCCGATCGACGATTTCATGGACAAGATCGAGGAGTTGGTGGCCCGCTCGGGTGGCCGGGTCCGCGCCGATGTGGTGCACCGGCGGATCACCACGATGGGCTTCGCCGGCGGAGAGCGCACCACCCGCCGGGCGGTCGCGGCGGTGAAGAAGTCCTGGCAGGCCGGGCAGCGACGGGTGTTCCGCCCGTGGATCCCCGAGCCCGGTTTGTGGCTTCAGTTCGACTGGGGCGAAGGCCCACGCATCGGCGGCCGGCGGACCACGTTGTGGTGCGCGTGGCTGCCCTGGTCCCGGTTCCGGGTCGTGATCCCGGTGCTGGACAAGACCCTGCCGACGGTCGTGGCCTGCCTGGATGCCACCCTGCGGCGCCTGGGTGGGGTGCCGGCCTATGTGTTGACCGACAACGAGAAGACGATCACGGTGGAGCACGTCGCGGACATCGCCGTGCGTAATCCGGAGATCGTGCAGGTGGCCCGGCATTACGGGATGACGATCCGCACTTGCGTGCCGGCGGACCCGCAGTCCAAGGGCGGCGCCGAGAACACCGTGAAGATCGCCAAGGCGGACCTGGTCCCGACCAGCGCGAACCTGCTCGGCCAGTACCGCACGTTCGCGGAACTGGAGGCGGCCTGCCGCGACTTCACCGACGAGGTCAACGCCCGCATCCACCGCGACACCCGACGCCGCCCGGCCGAAGCCCTCCTGGACGAACGCGACCGGCTGCATCCGCTGCCGGCGCAGCCGTTCACCGTCGCGTTCGGCACCACCCGCCGAGTGAACTGGGACTGCACCATCTCCGTCGACGGAGTCCGCTACTCGGTCCCGCACCACCTGGTCGACACCCGGGTCTGGGCCCGGTTCCACGGCGACGAACTCATCGTCACCGCCGTCAGCGAGGACGGGCCGGCCGAGGTCGCCCGCCACCAGCGGGCCCAGCCGGGCCGCCCGTCGATCCTCGACGAGCACTACCCGCCCCGATCACGCCAGTCCGACACCGCCGATCGGGTGCCGCGGGCCCGCACCGCCGACGAGGCCGCGTTCCTGGCTCTCGGCCCCGGCGCCGCCGCGTGGCTGGTCGAGGCCGCAGCCGCCGGGGTCCGCGGGGTGCGCCGCAAGATGGCCGAAGCCGTCGCTCTCGCGAAGCTGCACGGCGTCGACCACGTCGACCGGGCCCTCGGCACCGCCGCTTTGGCGGGCAGGTTCGCCGACAACGACCTGATCCGCATCCTGGCCCACCAACGCGACGACGACACCCCACCCACTCGGGCCAGCGAAACCCACAGCCTGCAACCAGGCACCTCTGCCTGGTCAACCTTCGGCACGACGACTGGAGAACAGTGA